A stretch of Carnobacterium iners DNA encodes these proteins:
- a CDS encoding amino acid ABC transporter ATP-binding protein — MVLNAQGITKTFNKIKIIDNFDFNIDYGEIISLVGESGTGKTTFMRLLNNLEELDKGVISITNDFLYKKTTEDRAEYTSKKERNRYGNKIGMVFQDYQLFPNLTILQNCLEAPVQKKLMTIKEATKKAENLLKQMNILDKKDAYPKTLSGGQQQRAAIARAMMLSPEILCFDEPTSALDRQSSNGIGEMIQTIAATGTGILIVTHDIEFADKFSTRSLSSETFLKKEKTID, encoded by the coding sequence ATGGTGTTGAATGCACAAGGAATCACTAAAACATTTAATAAGATAAAAATAATCGATAACTTTGATTTTAATATAGATTATGGCGAAATTATATCATTAGTAGGTGAGTCTGGAACAGGTAAAACGACTTTTATGAGATTATTAAATAATCTTGAAGAGTTAGATAAAGGCGTTATTTCAATAACTAATGATTTTCTTTATAAGAAAACAACTGAAGATCGGGCTGAATATACTTCGAAAAAGGAACGGAATCGTTATGGTAATAAGATTGGAATGGTATTTCAAGATTATCAGCTATTTCCTAACTTAACGATTCTCCAAAATTGTCTTGAAGCACCTGTTCAGAAAAAACTAATGACGATAAAAGAAGCAACAAAAAAAGCTGAAAACTTACTAAAACAGATGAATATATTAGATAAAAAGGATGCATACCCTAAGACCCTGTCAGGTGGACAACAACAAAGAGCTGCAATTGCACGTGCAATGATGTTAAGTCCAGAAATTCTGTGTTTCGATGAACCGACATCTGCTCTAGATCGACAGTCTTCAAATGGAATTGGTGAAATGATACAAACGATAGCTGCTACTGGAACAGGTATATTAATTGTTACCCATGATATTGAATTTGCAGATAAATTTAGTACAAGAAGCCTCTCTTCTGAAACTTTTTTGAAAAAAGAGAAAACTATTGATTGA
- a CDS encoding amino acid ABC transporter permease has translation MELINDIMPALLSGLGTTMQLFFIIFFLTIPLGFLVACIRIYSPKFISWIIQLYIYIMRGTPLLLQLMIVFFGLPLVGITFDRFVAAIIAFALNYTAYYAEIFRGGILSIPQGQFEAIKVLGIGRVQGFRRIIIPQVLRTVLPSVGNEVISLVKDTSLVYILGLGELLRAGQIAANTYASLLPFVAVGVIYLFITGIITVILAIIEKKIDF, from the coding sequence ATGGAACTAATTAATGATATTATGCCAGCTTTACTGAGTGGTTTAGGTACAACAATGCAATTATTTTTTATTATCTTTTTCTTAACTATTCCCTTAGGATTTCTAGTTGCTTGCATCAGAATTTATTCTCCGAAATTTATATCCTGGATTATTCAACTTTATATTTATATTATGCGTGGTACGCCTTTATTGCTTCAATTAATGATTGTATTTTTTGGCCTTCCATTAGTCGGGATTACATTTGACCGGTTTGTAGCAGCTATTATTGCATTTGCTTTAAATTATACAGCCTACTATGCTGAAATATTTAGAGGTGGTATCCTATCCATCCCACAGGGGCAGTTTGAAGCCATTAAAGTTTTAGGAATTGGAAGAGTACAAGGTTTTAGAAGAATTATTATTCCGCAAGTTCTACGTACCGTTCTTCCTTCTGTCGGAAATGAAGTTATATCACTAGTAAAAGATACTTCTTTAGTTTACATATTAGGCCTTGGGGAACTTTTGAGAGCGGGACAAATTGCAGCTAATACGTACGCCTCATTGCTTCCTTTTGTAGCAGTTGGAGTGATTTATCTTTTTATTACAGGGATAATAACGGTTATTCTAGCTATTATTGAAAAGAAAATTGATTTTTAA
- a CDS encoding amino acid ABC transporter substrate-binding protein: MKNKLLKVITGLGLLGLALSGCGEDSREKDSYEAIMGKGEIIMGLDDTFAPMGYRDSSGEIVGFDIDLANEIGKRMEVNFKFQSIDWALKETELNGGNIDVIWNGYTITEERKEKVSFSSPYLDNSQIIIVLKDSPIKNKADLKDKTIAAQQSSSAVDAVMADEENVIESFNNGEIVQYPSNNDVFNDLASGRSEAIVVDETLGRYYMKQNKEIEYRVLDENFGQEEYAVGLRKSDDKLKQAIDENLADIKEDGTYDKIYDKWFEE, encoded by the coding sequence ATGAAAAATAAATTATTGAAGGTTATTACAGGTTTAGGTTTACTAGGATTAGCTTTGTCAGGTTGTGGCGAAGATTCGCGGGAAAAAGATAGTTATGAGGCAATAATGGGAAAAGGTGAAATTATAATGGGATTAGATGATACCTTTGCTCCTATGGGCTATAGAGATTCGAGTGGTGAAATTGTTGGGTTTGATATTGATTTAGCTAACGAAATTGGAAAGCGTATGGAAGTTAATTTTAAATTTCAGTCAATTGACTGGGCCTTAAAAGAGACAGAATTAAATGGTGGAAACATTGATGTTATCTGGAATGGCTATACAATAACTGAAGAAAGAAAAGAAAAAGTTTCATTTAGTAGTCCTTATTTAGATAATAGCCAAATTATTATTGTTCTAAAAGATAGTCCAATAAAAAATAAAGCTGATTTAAAAGATAAAACGATAGCTGCACAACAATCATCAAGTGCTGTCGATGCTGTCATGGCTGATGAAGAAAATGTTATAGAATCATTTAATAATGGAGAAATAGTTCAGTATCCGTCTAATAATGATGTTTTTAATGATTTAGCATCTGGTCGTAGTGAAGCAATTGTAGTGGATGAGACGTTAGGGCGATATTATATGAAACAAAATAAAGAAATTGAATATAGAGTTTTAGATGAAAATTTTGGTCAAGAAGAATATGCAGTTGGACTACGCAAATCAGACGATAAGTTAAAACAAGCTATAGATGAAAATTTAGCAGATATTAAAGAAGATGGAACCTATGATAAAATATATGATAAATGGTTTGAAGAATAA
- the minD gene encoding septum site-determining protein MinD codes for MGTAIVITSGKGGVGKTTSTANIGTALALQGKRVCLIDMDIGLRNLDVILGLENRIIYDIIDVIEGRAKLHQAIIKDKRFNDNLYLLPAAQNADKNDINGEQMVEIIAELKKEYDYILIDCPAGIEQGFQNSIVAADEAILVTTPEVSAIRDADRIIGLLEQTQLEPPKLIINRIRKRMMQDGELLDVDEITRHLSVELLGIIFDDDDVVRSSNKGDPIVLNPKNPASQGYRNVARRILGETVPLMSIKKEKEKFWKKIFGKKD; via the coding sequence ATGGGAACAGCAATAGTCATTACTTCTGGAAAAGGTGGCGTTGGTAAAACAACGTCAACAGCAAATATTGGAACAGCCCTTGCTTTACAAGGTAAACGGGTATGTTTAATCGATATGGATATAGGGCTAAGAAATTTAGACGTTATTTTAGGACTAGAAAATCGGATTATCTATGATATTATCGATGTTATTGAAGGACGAGCAAAATTACATCAGGCTATTATAAAAGATAAACGATTTAATGATAATTTATATTTACTACCAGCAGCACAAAATGCGGATAAAAATGATATTAACGGTGAACAAATGGTAGAAATTATTGCAGAATTAAAAAAAGAATATGACTATATTTTAATTGACTGTCCTGCAGGAATAGAGCAAGGTTTTCAAAATTCAATTGTTGCTGCAGATGAAGCGATTTTGGTGACAACTCCTGAAGTATCTGCTATTCGTGATGCTGATCGGATAATTGGCTTATTAGAACAAACACAATTAGAGCCACCAAAACTGATTATAAATAGAATTCGCAAAAGAATGATGCAAGATGGAGAACTTTTAGATGTGGATGAAATTACAAGGCATCTTTCTGTTGAATTACTTGGTATTATATTTGATGATGATGATGTTGTTCGATCTTCTAATAAAGGAGACCCAATTGTTTTAAATCCGAAAAATCCAGCTTCACAAGGTTATCGAAATGTTGCTCGCCGAATATTGGGGGAAACAGTACCGTTGATGTCGATAAAAAAAGAAAAAGAAAAATTTTGGAAAAAAATATTTGGTAAAAAAGATTAA
- a CDS encoding septum site-determining protein MinC, whose translation MKQSVTLKGSKDGFVLTLNESASFATIVGEIEQLLDHLRTESKKGDSNETNKEILLEVATGNRLLTDKEKKKITKIIKENSQFEIKKISSSVLTYKAAIAWQEANSLQMEMHTIRSGQVLQASGDILFVGKVHPGGIIRANGSIFIIGELHGVAHAGSEGDATAVIVADFQTNAQIRIADSIQIIENKITENLAMKNNEFAFINDLHVLAFENLNHLRKIRPTLGKMLGGLI comes from the coding sequence GTGAAACAGAGTGTAACGTTAAAAGGGAGTAAGGATGGTTTCGTATTAACTTTAAACGAATCAGCTTCTTTTGCTACAATTGTTGGAGAGATAGAGCAATTATTAGACCATCTTAGGACGGAATCAAAAAAAGGTGACTCAAATGAAACTAATAAAGAAATTCTACTAGAGGTAGCAACTGGAAACCGTCTGCTAACAGATAAAGAAAAAAAAAAAATAACAAAAATAATAAAAGAAAATAGTCAATTTGAAATAAAAAAAATAAGTTCATCTGTTTTAACTTATAAAGCGGCGATAGCTTGGCAAGAAGCTAATAGCTTACAAATGGAAATGCACACGATTCGAAGTGGACAAGTGCTTCAAGCTTCTGGAGATATTTTGTTTGTGGGCAAGGTTCATCCTGGCGGTATAATTAGAGCAAACGGCAGTATTTTTATTATCGGTGAATTACACGGTGTCGCTCATGCAGGTTCTGAAGGCGACGCAACGGCAGTTATTGTTGCCGACTTCCAAACAAACGCACAAATACGAATAGCAGATAGCATTCAAATTATAGAGAATAAAATAACTGAAAATTTAGCTATGAAAAATAATGAATTCGCATTTATAAATGATTTACATGTATTAGCTTTTGAAAATCTAAATCATTTGAGGAAAATACGACCGACGTTAGGTAAAATGTTAGGAGGACTAATTTAA
- the mreD gene encoding rod shape-determining protein MreD, translating into MSKKLKINFFIPMLIFFGLLADGLISKIFFKQLYAENGNIMVPRLIILILILISFYFPRNKMILYGIVFGFLYDSYYVGILGIYIAIFPLIVYVTTKLKQVLNPNLITIGMIVFINLSILETMLYWIYRVLGFTAIDMNTFMAGRLGPTLLLNLVFFIFTFYPLKKAMIKMTGN; encoded by the coding sequence ATGAGTAAGAAATTGAAAATAAATTTTTTTATTCCAATGCTGATTTTTTTTGGCCTACTAGCGGATGGTCTTATTTCGAAAATTTTTTTTAAACAGTTATATGCAGAAAATGGGAATATTATGGTACCAAGACTGATCATTCTTATCCTTATATTGATTTCATTTTATTTTCCTAGAAATAAAATGATTTTATATGGAATTGTTTTTGGATTTCTTTATGATAGTTATTACGTAGGAATCTTAGGTATATATATAGCTATTTTCCCTTTAATTGTTTATGTTACAACTAAGTTGAAACAAGTTTTAAATCCAAATTTAATTACTATTGGAATGATAGTTTTTATTAACTTAAGTATCTTAGAAACAATGTTGTATTGGATTTATAGAGTTTTAGGTTTTACAGCGATTGATATGAATACTTTTATGGCTGGACGCTTAGGCCCTACTTTATTATTAAATTTAGTGTTTTTTATATTTACATTTTATCCATTAAAAAAAGCAATGATTAAAATGACTGGGAATTAA
- the mreC gene encoding rod shape-determining protein MreC, whose protein sequence is MRQFLSNKKLIILLVSVIVCLGLIAYSISGNGKPTLVQRIGNDITAVTGRLLSRPTNVVINFIDSVENLKNTYKENQLLKSKIDGIYEIEVELGNLKQDNKKMKEQLELQDTLSDYEEINGTVISRNPDNWINQIVVDRGSQSGITVGLSVMADNGLIGRVIEVNPASSKVQLITTSDQNNSRVAASVSSKEGFVHGIINGYDIESNRLIMKQITTKVTLKKGDQVMTSGLGGISPSSLLIGTIDEVKLDSHGLSQEAYVVPASDFDDIRYVTFIQRTAEGGE, encoded by the coding sequence TTGCGTCAATTTCTTTCAAATAAAAAATTAATTATATTGTTGGTGAGTGTCATTGTTTGCTTAGGTTTAATAGCCTATTCTATTTCAGGAAATGGTAAGCCAACATTAGTGCAACGAATTGGAAATGACATTACGGCTGTAACTGGTCGATTATTATCAAGACCGACTAACGTGGTTATCAATTTTATTGATTCAGTAGAAAATTTAAAAAATACCTATAAAGAAAATCAGCTATTAAAATCAAAAATTGATGGAATTTATGAAATAGAAGTAGAACTAGGTAATTTAAAACAAGATAATAAAAAAATGAAGGAACAGCTAGAATTACAAGACACACTTTCTGATTACGAAGAAATTAACGGGACAGTGATAAGTAGAAATCCTGATAATTGGATAAATCAAATTGTTGTCGATCGAGGAAGTCAGAGCGGGATAACTGTTGGACTATCAGTTATGGCAGATAATGGCTTAATTGGTCGTGTGATAGAAGTGAATCCAGCTAGTTCAAAAGTTCAATTAATTACAACTTCAGATCAAAATAATAGTAGAGTTGCCGCTTCAGTATCTTCAAAAGAAGGATTTGTTCATGGAATTATTAATGGTTACGATATAGAAAGCAATCGGTTAATTATGAAACAAATAACAACTAAGGTAACGTTGAAAAAAGGCGATCAAGTCATGACTTCTGGATTAGGTGGAATATCACCAAGTTCACTATTAATTGGTACAATAGATGAAGTTAAACTAGACTCACACGGGTTGTCTCAAGAGGCTTACGTTGTACCTGCATCAGATTTTGATGATATTCGTTATGTGACTTTTATTCAACGAACAGCTGAAGGCGGGGAATAA
- a CDS encoding rod shape-determining protein, giving the protein MFRFGSKDIGIDLGTANTNVFVDGKGIVLRDPSVVAKDLSTGEIVAVGEDARNMIGRTPGSIVAIRPMKNGVIADYDTTAAMMKYYIEKAIGKTISKPYVIVCVPSGVTEVEKRAVIDATRLAGAKDAFILEEPFAAAVGAGLPVMEPTGSMVVDIGGGTTDVATIALGGIVSSRSIRLAGDSMDEGIIHYIRKKYNLLIGERTAEQIKIEIGCASVDKAVEYGSMDVRGRDLLTGLPQTIQVSAIDVAEAIKEVVDGIVSAVRETLEETPPEISSDVIDHGIILTGGGALLKNISDAIADETDVPVFVANDPLDCVALGTGESLKHIDLYKKKRLK; this is encoded by the coding sequence GTGTTTAGATTTGGAAGTAAAGATATTGGAATAGATTTAGGAACAGCTAATACAAATGTATTTGTGGATGGTAAAGGAATCGTTTTAAGAGATCCTTCAGTAGTCGCTAAGGACTTATCAACTGGTGAGATAGTAGCAGTAGGTGAGGATGCAAGAAATATGATTGGTAGAACGCCAGGTTCGATTGTAGCCATCAGACCTATGAAAAATGGTGTTATTGCTGATTACGATACAACTGCTGCTATGATGAAGTACTATATAGAAAAAGCAATCGGGAAAACGATATCTAAACCGTATGTAATTGTTTGTGTTCCAAGCGGAGTAACAGAAGTAGAAAAACGTGCAGTCATTGATGCAACGAGACTAGCCGGTGCTAAAGATGCTTTTATTCTAGAAGAGCCATTTGCTGCAGCTGTAGGTGCTGGTTTACCAGTGATGGAACCAACAGGTAGCATGGTTGTAGATATAGGTGGTGGAACAACAGATGTAGCAACGATAGCTCTAGGAGGTATCGTAAGTAGTCGTTCAATTCGTTTAGCTGGAGATAGTATGGATGAAGGGATTATTCATTATATACGTAAAAAATATAACCTGCTGATTGGAGAACGAACAGCTGAACAAATTAAAATAGAAATCGGCTGTGCTTCAGTTGATAAAGCAGTTGAGTATGGGTCCATGGATGTCCGTGGGAGAGATTTATTGACTGGTTTACCACAAACCATTCAAGTTTCAGCAATAGATGTAGCTGAAGCAATCAAAGAAGTTGTAGACGGTATTGTTAGCGCAGTAAGAGAAACATTAGAAGAAACACCACCAGAAATTTCCTCAGATGTCATTGACCATGGTATTATTTTGACAGGTGGTGGGGCATTGCTTAAAAATATCAGCGATGCAATAGCTGATGAAACAGACGTACCCGTTTTCGTGGCAAATGATCCATTAGATTGTGTTGCCCTAGGTACTGGAGAGTCGCTCAAGCATATAGATTTATATAAAAAGAAAAGACTGAAATAA
- a CDS encoding cold-shock protein: MEQGTVKWFNAEKGFGFIERENGDDVFVHFSAIQSEGFKSLEEGQAVTFDVEEGNRGPQAANVNKA, encoded by the coding sequence ATGGAACAAGGTACAGTAAAATGGTTTAACGCAGAAAAAGGTTTTGGTTTTATCGAACGCGAAAACGGAGACGATGTATTCGTACATTTCTCAGCTATCCAAAGCGAAGGATTCAAATCTTTAGAAGAAGGACAAGCAGTAACTTTCGATGTTGAAGAAGGAAACCGTGGACCTCAAGCAGCAAACGTGAACAAAGCTTAA
- a CDS encoding cold-shock protein: MEQGTVKWFNAEKGFGFIERENGDDVFVHFSAIQSEGFKSLEEGQAVTFDVEEGNRGPQAANVNKA, encoded by the coding sequence ATGGAACAAGGTACAGTAAAATGGTTTAATGCAGAAAAAGGTTTTGGTTTTATCGAACGCGAAAACGGAGACGATGTATTCGTACATTTCTCAGCTATCCAGAGTGAAGGATTCAAATCTTTAGAAGAAGGACAAGCAGTAACTTTCGACGTTGAAGAAGGAAACCGTGGACCTCAAGCAGCAAACGTAAATAAAGCTTAA
- a CDS encoding cold-shock protein: MEQGTVKWFNAEKGFGFIERENGDDVFVHFSAIQSEGFKSLEEGQAVTFDVEEGNRGPQAANVNKA, encoded by the coding sequence ATGGAACAAGGTACAGTAAAATGGTTTAACGCAGAAAAAGGTTTTGGTTTTATCGAACGCGAAAACGGAGACGATGTATTCGTACATTTCTCAGCTATCCAAAGCGAAGGATTCAAATCTTTAGAAGAAGGACAAGCAGTAACTTTCGACGTTGAAGAAGGAAACCGTGGACCTCAAGCAGCAAACGTGAACAAAGCTTAA
- a CDS encoding cold-shock protein: MEQGTVKWFNAEKGFGFIERENGDDVFVHFSAIQSEGFKSLEEGQAVTFDVEEGNRGPQAANVNKA, encoded by the coding sequence ATGGAACAAGGTACAGTAAAATGGTTTAACGCAGAAAAAGGTTTTGGTTTTATCGAACGCGAAAACGGAGACGATGTATTCGTACATTTCTCAGCTATCCAAAGCGAAGGATTCAAATCTTTAGAAGAAGGACAAGCAGTAACTTTCGACGTTGAAGAAGGAAACCGTGGACCTCAAGCAGCAAACGTAAACAAAGCTTAA
- the radC gene encoding RadC family protein, whose amino-acid sequence MVGKMTSLVNEVPTFSRPRERLENYGEKALANHELLAILLRTGTKDSNVMALAMKVLNKFENLYFLKTASIEELMSIAGIGKIKAIEIRAAIELGIRISQASQIKIGQITSSRNAGEMLLSEMRDFQQEHVIVLYLNTKNEIIKKETVFVGGLNSSVAHPREIFRGAVRFSAARIIIGHNHPSGNPEPSEADLMFTKRMATCGEMMGIEMLDHIIIGQTHYISLKELGIF is encoded by the coding sequence ATGGTAGGGAAAATGACAAGTTTAGTTAATGAGGTACCGACTTTTTCAAGACCGAGAGAACGTCTTGAAAATTATGGCGAAAAGGCATTAGCTAATCACGAATTATTAGCTATATTACTTCGTACGGGCACAAAAGATTCGAACGTGATGGCACTTGCGATGAAAGTTTTAAATAAGTTTGAAAATTTATATTTCTTAAAAACAGCTTCAATTGAAGAATTAATGAGTATAGCGGGTATTGGCAAAATTAAAGCGATAGAAATAAGAGCTGCGATTGAATTAGGCATTCGTATTTCTCAAGCTTCTCAAATTAAGATTGGACAAATAACATCTAGTCGTAATGCTGGTGAGATGTTATTAAGTGAAATGCGTGATTTTCAACAAGAACACGTCATTGTCTTGTACTTAAATACAAAAAATGAGATTATTAAAAAAGAAACAGTCTTTGTAGGAGGACTAAACTCTTCAGTAGCTCACCCTAGAGAGATATTCAGAGGAGCTGTTCGATTTTCAGCAGCTCGTATTATTATTGGGCATAATCATCCATCTGGAAACCCTGAACCTTCAGAAGCGGATTTAATGTTTACTAAGAGAATGGCCACTTGTGGAGAGATGATGGGAATTGAAATGTTAGATCATATTATTATCGGACAAACTCATTATATAAGTTTAAAAGAACTTGGGATATTTTAA
- a CDS encoding bifunctional folylpolyglutamate synthase/dihydrofolate synthase → MFKTYEEALNWIHGRKIFGMKPGLKRMEWMLKKLESPQEKIKAIHVAGTNGKGSTVTFLRSILEANGKIVGTFTSPYIETFNERISVNGEPISDEEITRLANIVYPLALELEETELDGPTEFEVITTMMFIYFGEGHADIVVIEVGLGGLLDSTNVIIPVVSAITTIGLDHMQVLGESLAEIAFQKAGIIKPFVPIVVGKVPEEALQVIQQVAKKNNSTIKLFGEDYWSSKCQTLPTWGEQFTFEDEYIYLNQVQIKMLGQHQIENAMVALETIQIYCQETGLELNHEAIRRGLKTAFWPGRMEKISSSPIIILDGAHNEPAIGRLIETINADFKQQEIHLIFAVLQDKAVNKMISLLEELPNCHITLTSFDNPRAAKIEELESYRLSGITIKEYWQEALADIIQEMDENDIILITGSLYFISEVRTLLIK, encoded by the coding sequence ATGTTTAAAACTTACGAAGAAGCATTAAATTGGATTCATGGTAGAAAAATATTTGGAATGAAACCTGGACTTAAACGCATGGAATGGATGCTTAAAAAATTAGAATCTCCACAAGAAAAGATAAAAGCTATTCATGTTGCTGGAACAAATGGAAAAGGTTCGACGGTTACTTTTTTAAGAAGTATATTAGAAGCGAATGGTAAGATAGTTGGAACGTTTACGTCTCCTTATATTGAAACGTTCAATGAACGTATCAGTGTAAATGGAGAGCCTATTTCTGATGAAGAAATAACTCGATTAGCTAATATTGTTTACCCTTTAGCTCTTGAATTAGAAGAAACGGAGTTAGATGGGCCGACAGAGTTTGAAGTTATTACGACAATGATGTTTATTTATTTTGGAGAAGGTCATGCCGATATAGTAGTTATTGAAGTAGGACTGGGAGGCCTATTGGATTCAACAAACGTTATAATACCAGTAGTTTCAGCTATCACAACGATTGGTTTAGATCATATGCAAGTATTAGGAGAATCGCTAGCTGAAATAGCCTTTCAAAAAGCGGGAATCATTAAGCCGTTTGTTCCTATTGTAGTAGGAAAGGTTCCAGAAGAAGCTTTACAAGTTATTCAACAAGTTGCCAAAAAGAATAACTCTACTATAAAATTATTTGGAGAAGATTATTGGTCTTCTAAATGTCAGACTTTACCTACGTGGGGAGAACAATTTACGTTTGAAGACGAATATATTTATTTGAATCAGGTGCAAATAAAAATGTTGGGACAACATCAAATTGAGAATGCAATGGTAGCTCTTGAAACAATACAAATCTATTGCCAAGAAACAGGGTTAGAATTAAATCATGAAGCGATAAGAAGAGGATTAAAAACGGCTTTTTGGCCAGGAAGAATGGAAAAAATTAGTAGTAGTCCTATAATTATTCTAGATGGAGCCCATAACGAGCCAGCTATAGGTCGGTTAATAGAAACGATAAATGCTGATTTTAAACAGCAGGAAATTCATCTTATTTTTGCTGTTTTACAAGATAAGGCAGTTAATAAGATGATTAGCTTGCTAGAAGAGTTACCCAATTGTCATATCACATTAACGAGCTTCGATAATCCTAGGGCAGCTAAGATAGAAGAACTCGAGAGCTACCGACTTTCAGGTATAACAATAAAAGAATATTGGCAAGAAGCTTTAGCGGATATTATTCAGGAGATGGATGAAAATGACATCATTCTCATAACGGGATCACTTTATTTTATTTCAGAAGTTCGCACGCTATTAATAAAATAA